TTCCAATGTAATCGGCTTGTGAGCGTTCCATACCAAGTTCGGCACCCGCTTCACCACGCCACATATTACCACCACCGACAACGATAGCAATTTCAACACCGAGGTCGTGCACTTCTTTAATTTCTTCAGCAACTTGCTTCACGAAAATTGGGTTAATCCCACGGACTTGATCGCCGGCGAGGGCTTCACCACTCAACTTCATCAAAACACGTTTATACTTAATGTCTGCCATTTGATTATCTGCTCCTTTGATAATTCACTCTACTAGTTAAATCAAGCTACCTTCTTTTCTTAAAAAAAGAGGTGCGCCTGTTTGCGCGCCTCTTTCTAAAAATCGGTAAATTAGTTGATTTGGCTAGCAACTTCAGCAGCGAAGTCAGTAACCTTCTTTTCCATACCTTCACCAACTTCGTAACGTGTGAATGACTTCAATGAGCCGTTCTTAGATGCTACGAACTTAGCAACAGTTTGGTCGCCATCCTTAACGAATGGTTGGTCAGCTAATGAGATTTCAGCAAGGAACTTGTTCAAACGACCTTCAACGATCTTTTCCTTAATGTTATCTGGCTTGCCGGCCATGTCTTCAGCGTTCATTTGAACTTCTTTTTCGTGAGCAACTACATCAGCAGGTACTTCTTCACGAGAAACGTATTGTGGGTTGATGGCTGCAACGTGCATTGCAACGTCCTTAGCAGTTTCTGCATCGGCACCGTCAAGCAATACAAGTGATGAAATACGGCCACCCATGTGTGAGTATGCACCGAAGTTTTGGTCATCAGTCTTTTCAACAAGTTCAAAACGACGGAGTGAAATCTTTTCACCAGTGATTTGAGTAGTGTGGATGATCATTTCGTTCAAAGTTTCATCTTCGCTAACTTGCAATGCAAGCGCAGCATCAACGTCAGCTGGCTTGAGTTCAACGATAGCGTTTGCAACAGCGTGCAACAAGTCGTTAAATTCTTTGTTACCGGCAACGAAGTCAGTTTCTGAGTTCAATTCAACGATTGCAGCAGTGTTACCCTTAGATGCAACGTAAGTCATACCTTCAGCGGCGATACGATCACCCTTCTTGGCAGCCTTAGCCATACCTTTTTCGCGCAAGAAGTCGATAGCAGCTTGCATATCGCCTTCAACTTGAACAAGGGCCTTCTTGGCGTCCATCATTCCGACACCAGTCTTTTCACGTAATTCTTTAACTTGAGCAGCAGTAATAGCCATGAGTAGTTAAATCTCCTTAAGTTTATAATTTATATCGTATCTATTGTACCTTACTTTAGGCCAAAATAGCAGTCTAAAGTTTAATTCTGTCGTGCTTTTTTCATAAAAATAGGCCGCCACGCGGTTAAACCCCTAAAGGTTCAGCAACAAATGTGGTAGCCTACTTCATAATTAATGATTACTTAGCTGAGTTGTTACCTTCAACAACAGCAGCAATTTCTTCGATTGATTCAACTGATTGGTCTGCACCAAATGAGTTTTCGTCAACCTTGTCTTCACCTTGGTTACCTTCGATGATTGCATCTGCCATCTTAGCAGTGATCAAACGAACGGCACGGATAGCATCATCGTTTGATGGAATCTTAACGTCGATGTCATCTGGATCTGCGTTAGTATCAACCATAGCTACGATAGGAATGTTCAACTTGTGTGCTTCTTGAACAGCAAGTTGTTCCTTACGTGGGTCAACGATGAAGAGCAAGTCTGGAACCTTAGGCATATCAGCGATACCACCAAGGAACTTTTCAAGCTTAGCAGTTTGCTTAAGAAGTAATGAAACTTCCTTCTTAGGCAAGCGATCGAAAGTACCGTCTTCGGCCATAGCCTTGAGTTCCTTCAAACGTGCAATACGCAATTGAATAGTCTTCCAGTTAGTCAAAGTACCACCCAACCAACGGTGGTTGACGAAGTATTGACCGGCACGAGTTGCTTCTTCAGCAATCGCGTCTTGAGCTTGCTTCTTAGTACCAACGAAAAGCACAATTGCGCCATCCTTGGCTGCATCGCGAACGTAGTTGTAAGCTTGGTCAACAAGCTTAACAGTCTTTTGTAAGTCGATGATGTAGATACCGTTACGTTCAGTAAAGATGAATTCCTTCATCTTTGGGTTCCAGCGACGGGTTTTGTGACCAAAGTGGACACCGGCTTCAAGCAATTGCTTCATTGAGATTACTGCCATGAGTAATTTCCTCCAGAAATTTGTTTATTCCTCCCCTAGCCGCACTTGTCGCTGGACGATCGCTCGCAACCCAGTCAACATTAGCTAAGGTGTGAATTGGCTTTTTAACACCGAAAAATAGTTTATCAAATATTTACCGCCTGCGCAAGTCTTTTTTCTTATTTGCGGTGCGCGAAGCGTTGCACATCCACGCCATGCTCAGCGAGGTAGCCCACTTTCTTTTCCCGGAGTTGGTGTTTAAAGTGCCACTCAGCCGATAACGCATCATGTTTATTATCAAACGCTTCCGCATAAATCAATTCGAGGGGGTGTTTACTTTTTATTTTAGTGAATTTAGCCCCCTTAAATGCTTGGTGGGCTGCAAAACGTTTGCCGACGTCATCGGTAAAGCCCCCGTACAAAGTTTTGTCGGCAGCGAGGATGACGTAAAAATAATATGGTTTATTCGCCATATAAAGCCTCATGGACGTGTTTCGTGTATGATCCGTCAGCATTGTACACAATCAATGGTTCGAGGTAACGGACACCACCTGGGCGGCCATCTTTGATTGCTTCGACTAACACCATGTTAGCTTCGCGGTCAATTTTGGAATGCACCATCTGAATACGCTTAGGTGCCAAGCGGTGCGCGCGCAACTCATCAATCAAATCTAAGAAGCGATCGGGCCGGTGGACAAAATAAACCTTACCATTCGTCTTGAGTAATCGACTGGCCACATCCGTGATTGTTGCTAAATTGGTTTTGATTTCGTGGCGTGCGATGGCCAAGTGTTCATTCGGATTTTTTGTCGATTGAGGTTCATCCACAAAATATGGTGGATTACAGAGCACTGTTTCAGCGGCACTCGGCTTAATATGCTCGAGCGTATCGGCTAAATCAATATTCAATACGTTCATGCGCCCATCTAAATCATTCAAGACAATTGACCGTTGGGCCATGTCCGCCAAACGGGGCTGAATTTCCACTTCGGTAATTGTGCCGGCGGCTTTCTTGGCAAAAAACAGTCCCACTGCCCCATTGCCCGCACATAAATCCACTGTCAAACCATGACCACCTTTGGGCGCTTTGGCAAATTCGGACAGTAAGACGGCATCCAATGAAAAAGAAAACACCGCATCACTTTGAATTATTTTGACATCTTTACTATATAATTGATCAATCCGTTCGTCCGCATTTAATTTAATTTCTGCCATCTGATATTATTCCTTACTTGCTTTACTACCTGAAATTTTGCATACTTAACGTTAAATATGAATTACTTTTAAAAAGGAGTGTGAATATGCTTTATTCATTTTTGCGCGGTTTTGCTCGCGCCCTGTTATATATTATCAATGGAAAACCTCAAATTCGCAACTACGATAAATTACCCGAAGGTACTTATATCTTAGCCGGTCCACACCGGACTTGGTGGGATCCAATTTACTTTGCGTTAGCCGCGGCTCCATTGAAATTTAGTTTCATGGCTAAAATCGAATTATTCAAGAACCCCATCCTAAAATGGATTCTCGTTGGCGCTAATGCCTTCCCCGTTGACCGAGCTAATCCTGGTCCATCAGTGATTAAAACTCCCGTCAAGAACTTGAAAAGCGGCGATCTCGGCTTGATTATCTTCCCTAGTGGTTCGCGTCACAGTAACGACATCAAGTCTGGTGCCATGATGATTGCGAAATTATCTGGCAAACCAATCGTGCCCATTGTCTATCAAGGACCTTTGACATTTGGCGGCCTGTTCAAGCGTAACAACGTTGAGTTGAACTTTGGTGATCCCATTTACATCGATCGCCGTGACAAATTAACGGAAGCGCGCGTCGAAGAAATCGGAGCTCAAATGCAAACCGCCTTTGACGCCTTGGATAAAGAGCTGAATCCGGATTTCGTTTACGTTGACCAACACCCCGAAAAAGCGAAAATCCCCGAAGAATAACTGGTTACGTACCATGTTAACCACACGCATATTATAAATAAAAAGCCATGACTTAGCGTCGTGGCTTTTTTATTTATCTTACTTGTTGTTACGCATAGATGCCATAACTTGGTTCAAACGCTTTTGTGAAGGTGTTTGACCCATTGAAATCATCATTGAGCGAATCATGTCTTCGGAAATTGGTGGGTTCTTCTTCAAGTAAGTTTCCATATACTTACGAGCAATGAAGAAGCCAGCAACTAAACCGACAATCAAAGCAACGACAATTAATACGATTGCGAGCGCTGTATTCATGTCTTTTCTCCTACATTTTAAAGTTCATATTCTAGTTTACTTTATTCTAACACAGAAAAAAAGGGCTAATCGTCCCGTAGCCCTTTCTTTCGTTGAATTTCACGTACTTTTTCAGGGGTAACTTCTTTGCCGTTATCGTCGAAGACTTGCATCATTTCAACTTGTGAACGGAAAGACTTCCGAAAGTTTTCCAAAAACTCTTCACGCAATGCTTGCCGTTCCAGTTCTTCACCTTCAGTTAAGCCTTCTTTTTTACGTTTTGCACCTAATTCGTTAATTCGTTGGCGTAACTTTTCTGCTTCCAAAGTCAGGACCTCCTATTGTTATTAATAGACTGAATTCCGGTATAAGCCAACCACTTTACCTAAAACCGTGACATCCGTCAAAATAATTGGCGCCATCGTGTCGTTTTCCGGTTGTAAGCGGAAGTGATCACTTTCCTTGAAGAAGCGCTTAACAGTTGCTTCATCCGTGTCGGTCATTGCGACCACAATATCACCATTATCAGCATGATCTTGCTTACGGACGATGACCTTATCACCATCGAGAATACCAATATTAATCATTGATGTTCCCCGCACGTTGAGCATGAATAAATCGCCATCATACGCTTCTAAATCACTAGGCAATGGAAAGAACTCATTCGTCCGTTCTTCAACGGCCAAGATTGGTTCCCCTGC
This is a stretch of genomic DNA from Periweissella cryptocerci. It encodes these proteins:
- a CDS encoding tRNA1(Val) (adenine(37)-N6)-methyltransferase, coding for MAEIKLNADERIDQLYSKDVKIIQSDAVFSFSLDAVLLSEFAKAPKGGHGLTVDLCAGNGAVGLFFAKKAAGTITEVEIQPRLADMAQRSIVLNDLDGRMNVLNIDLADTLEHIKPSAAETVLCNPPYFVDEPQSTKNPNEHLAIARHEIKTNLATITDVASRLLKTNGKVYFVHRPDRFLDLIDELRAHRLAPKRIQMVHSKIDREANMVLVEAIKDGRPGGVRYLEPLIVYNADGSYTKHVHEALYGE
- the tsf gene encoding translation elongation factor Ts, which codes for MAITAAQVKELREKTGVGMMDAKKALVQVEGDMQAAIDFLREKGMAKAAKKGDRIAAEGMTYVASKGNTAAIVELNSETDFVAGNKEFNDLLHAVANAIVELKPADVDAALALQVSEDETLNEMIIHTTQITGEKISLRRFELVEKTDDQNFGAYSHMGGRISSLVLLDGADAETAKDVAMHVAAINPQYVSREEVPADVVAHEKEVQMNAEDMAGKPDNIKEKIVEGRLNKFLAEISLADQPFVKDGDQTVAKFVASKNGSLKSFTRYEVGEGMEKKVTDFAAEVASQIN
- a CDS encoding YneF family protein, producing the protein MNTALAIVLIVVALIVGLVAGFFIARKYMETYLKKNPPISEDMIRSMMISMGQTPSQKRLNQVMASMRNNK
- a CDS encoding lysophospholipid acyltransferase family protein, whose translation is MLYSFLRGFARALLYIINGKPQIRNYDKLPEGTYILAGPHRTWWDPIYFALAAAPLKFSFMAKIELFKNPILKWILVGANAFPVDRANPGPSVIKTPVKNLKSGDLGLIIFPSGSRHSNDIKSGAMMIAKLSGKPIVPIVYQGPLTFGGLFKRNNVELNFGDPIYIDRRDKLTEARVEEIGAQMQTAFDALDKELNPDFVYVDQHPEKAKIPEE
- a CDS encoding GIY-YIG nuclease family protein; translation: MANKPYYFYVILAADKTLYGGFTDDVGKRFAAHQAFKGAKFTKIKSKHPLELIYAEAFDNKHDALSAEWHFKHQLREKKVGYLAEHGVDVQRFAHRK
- a CDS encoding DUF896 domain-containing protein → MEAEKLRQRINELGAKRKKEGLTEGEELERQALREEFLENFRKSFRSQVEMMQVFDDNGKEVTPEKVREIQRKKGLRDD
- the rpsB gene encoding 30S ribosomal protein S2, whose amino-acid sequence is MAVISMKQLLEAGVHFGHKTRRWNPKMKEFIFTERNGIYIIDLQKTVKLVDQAYNYVRDAAKDGAIVLFVGTKKQAQDAIAEEATRAGQYFVNHRWLGGTLTNWKTIQLRIARLKELKAMAEDGTFDRLPKKEVSLLLKQTAKLEKFLGGIADMPKVPDLLFIVDPRKEQLAVQEAHKLNIPIVAMVDTNADPDDIDVKIPSNDDAIRAVRLITAKMADAIIEGNQGEDKVDENSFGADQSVESIEEIAAVVEGNNSAK
- the lexA gene encoding transcriptional repressor LexA, whose translation is MVRGESKQMEVLRFIYEKQSQKGYPPTVREIGEAVGLSSTSTVHGHIDRLQKKGYLKKDPTKPRAIEITPPGLEMLGVSATPGKIPVLGVVTAGEPILAVEERTNEFFPLPSDLEAYDGDLFMLNVRGTSMINIGILDGDKVIVRKQDHADNGDIVVAMTDTDEATVKRFFKESDHFRLQPENDTMAPIILTDVTVLGKVVGLYRNSVY